ATAAAGCTCTTCAAAACAAATTTCATAATCCTTCACAGCATCCTCATTGGCAGTCGCTTTATTCTTCCCAATATTTCCGCCAACAATCACATCAGACTTTCTTTTCTTAAGTCTCTCCACAGAAGCTTTTACTCCTTCATTATTAAAACCCATTCTATTGATAACTGCTCTGTCATCGACTAGCCTGAACAGTCTAGGCTGAGGATTTCCCGGTTGTCCAACAGGGGTTACGGTGCCTATTTCAATAAAACCAAAGCCAACATTGGAAAGCTCATCAATCATGGCTGCGTCTTTGTCAAATCCCGCTGCTAATCCTACAGGGTTTTTGAACTTGATGCCAAACACTTCTCTCTCCAAGCGCTTATCCTCCACTTTGTAAATACTTCTCATAACAGAAGACACTCCGGGAACAGCATTGGCGAATTTCAACAACTTCACTGTGAAGTGATGCGCTTTTTCCGCTGTCATTCTAAACAATATTGGCTTGACGAGTTGATTGTACACTTTATTTATTTTTTTAGTTTATAATTAATATTTATCACGATTAGTTTTTTATGGCTTTCTTGATCATCCTCCTTTGTATTCCCTCCAGAGGGAAATAAAATGGTATAAAAAATCAATCGTGATAATGACTATTATCTAAGAGATATAAAAAAAGCCACTCAACAGTGGCTTCAAATTAATTGCTTTCTTCTTCAGACTCTTCAGAAGCTTCGTTGTCTTCGGCCTTTTTCACAAAAGCTTCAGCATCGATATTCAATAGAATCTTATACCAGCTTACCAACTTCTTGATATCTGAGAAATAAACTCTCTCTTGATCATGATCAGGAAGGATGTGAAGCATAAAAGATCTTAACTCCTCGTTAGAAGATGTGCTGCCTACACCGGGATCAGCTCCAAATTCATCAAATATCTTTGCGAATACATCTTCCAAAGGAATAGAACCATCTTCGTCATGGGTATATATCGAAATCTCCTTCAAAATAGATACTCTGCTATTGGAATTCGCCACAAACCTCGATTTTTTGCCATCCAAGCTCTCCACAATAACTCCAGATCTTGTAGGACTTACAATTCGGAATAAACCTCCTTTACCCGAAATTGACGCTACCTCTGCTAAATTCATACGACTCAAAATTTCTTTTTAAACAATATATTTAATCGAATAATTCCGTTGCAATGCCTGCAAAAATATTCCTTTTCAATAGAATTCACTACTATTCGCATAAAAATATTAACTCGCAAGCATTTAGCTTCTGTCAGGACTTTATCGACTCGTTAATATCTCCAATAAAGTCCAGCAATTCGTCCCTGCCTGTCTTGGCCTCAGAAGAAGTGATGATATACTGAGGAAGCTCTTCCCATCTTTGCTTCAAAGCTTTCATGAAAGCAGCGACTCCTGATTGAACTTTGTTTTTTGTCAATTTATCCGCTTTGGTAAAGACTATGATAAAAGGTATTCCATACTCTCCCAATTGATCGATGAAATCCAAGTCTATCTGTTGCGGTGGAATTCTGCAATCTATCAATACAAACACGCAAGCTAAATTCTCGCGCGTAGTCAAATACCCTTTGGTCATTGGCTCCCACTCGCTTCTCAATGATTTCGAGACTTTCGCCCATCCATACCCCGGCAAATCAACCAAATACCAAGTGCCTTCATTGACTTTGAAATGATTGATCAACTGTGTTTTTCCAGGTTTGGAAGAGACTTTCGCCAACTTATTTCTTCCCAAGAGCATATTTATCAAAGAAGACTTGCCCACATTGGACCTTCCGATAAAAGCATATTCTGGCTCTCTGATTTTAGGACACTTCTTAAAATCAGAATTACTTATTAAAAACTCCGCAGAAACAATCTTCATTTGACTATATATTGATTTTCAACTCTTTTACTTGCGGGCAAATATCGTAATTCGCTTCTTCTTTATCAATTAAAAAAATACAAATCAGACTAATAATGCCCATGCAACTGAATTCAAAGCCCATAATTGGCTCTCATTCCATGCTATCAACCTAATTCCTTTCACTTTGTGTTTACCCTTGCTGTATTCGGAAGAGATTATATCATTTGATGAAAAATAATATCAATCCTATTCATGTACTAGTACTTAAAATATTCACATAAATCCCACCACATACTTTTAAACTTGTTTTTGAAGCAAATTACTTTCTATAAATAAGTAAATTTCATATATTTACTTCAACCATCTGAAAACCAAACCATTGATGGCATGGGGAAAAGATGACAAGATTTCATAATCGTATTCGAAGATGATAAAGAGAGCATTAGGATTATTTTTTTTCATATTGGCTTGCGTTGCGGCCAACACTTTATACGGGCAGACTATTGAGAAGGAAAAAACACCGGCTGAGCAACTTATCGAGTTGGCGGACGAGGTTTACCGTTCCACAAAGGTAATCTCCCAAGCCAGGGAAATGTATAAGCAAGCCGCTGACCTTGACCCTGAAAATGTTTATGCAAACTACATGACTGGTGATTTGTACTTGCAAACGATAAACAAAGACAGAGCTGCCAAATACTTGGTAAGAGTATATGAGCTTGACCCTGACTATAGTTTCGACATAGCATACAAGATTGGTTTAGCCTACCAATATGGTTATCAATTTGACTTGGCAGTAAAGTACTACAAGCGGTATTTAACAAAACTTGATAGAAACAGATCTTACAAAGGCTTGGACATGGTACCTCGCGAAGAGGTGGAAAGAAGAATTCGAGAGTGCGAAAACGCTGACGAATTCACTCAGCTTCCCAAAGAATACAACATTGTCAACCTTGGTTCGAAAATCAATTCCAATGCCCATGATTTCGCACCTGTGATCAATGCGGATGAAACTATGATGATCTTCACATCAAGAAGACAAGAAGACAATACTCACATTGATGTGGATGAAGACAATTTTTACTTTGAAGACATTTTCATCTCCAGAAAAATAAATGGCGAATGGCAATACGCTCAAAACATCGGCAATAAAATCAACACGATTTATCATGAATCAAATTTGGCTCTTAGTCCTGATGGAAAAACGCTTTTTGTTTACAGTCATGAGAATCGAGGCGATATATACTATTCAGAGGCGGACGAAAATGGAGAATGGAGCGAACCGAAGCCTCTTAAAGGCAAAGTAAACTCGCCTTTCTCCGAAACATCCGTATCTATATCCCCTGACGGAGAAACGCTTTACTTCGCAAGCGACAGATCCGAAGGATTGGGAGGTTTTGATATTTACAAAGCCACTAAAGACAGTAAAGGAAATTGGTCTAAAATCAGCAACCTTGGCAAACAAATAAATACTCCTTTTGACGAAGAAAGTCCATTTATCGACTATGATAATAAAACACTTTACTTTTCATCCAAAGGCAGAAAAGGCATGGGGGGATATGATATATTCAAAAGTGTTTACGATGAAGAAAACGATTCTTGGTCTGAGCCTGAAAATATGGGATACCCTATCAACACTCCAGACCATGATATTTACTTTGTAACGACCAAGGACAATAAAAGAGCTTATTTCGCCTCAGAAAGAGAAGGAGGCAAAGGATATACGGATATCTATATGGTGGAATTGGAACCTGAGAAAAAGGTTCTTGTTCAAAAAGCTGAAACCAATGATACTATCCCAACGCTAACATCGGTTAAGCCTGAATTAAGCCAACCAGAAGAAATCCCAGAATCTTCAGTGAAACTAGTTGTAAACATTATCCACAGGGATGAAGGTATCCCAATGGATACCAAACTCACGATCAAGAATATCAACTCGAATTTGACCAGGTATCCTAAACGCTTAGGAACTGGAAAATATGAATTCATTCTTAAGCCAAAAGAAGATTCACATTACTGGGTGACAGCTGAAAAAGACAAATATGTTTTTATAAGCGAGAAGCTTTTAATTTACAAGCCAAGAGCTGGAGAGCAAGACGAATTGGAAAAGACATTGTTCTTGACTCCTATTGAAGTTGGCGTGAAACGTGTTTTGAGAAATCTATACTTCACTCCAACAGGAGATGATATTGTCGAAGAATCCTATGCTGAGCTCAACAAGCTTGAGAAGCTATTATCAGAAAACCCTCGCATGAAAATAGAAATCGGAGGATACACTGATAATAATGAAGGAGGCAATGAAAGCGAACGTATCAAAATTTCGAAAAAGAGAGCTCAAAAAGTAGTCAACCACCTAGTGAGCTTGGGAGTGCCAAGCATAAAACTCAAATCAGCTGGTTATGGATCTAAAGACCCTATTGCCACAAATGACGATGAAACCGAAGGAAGAGAATTAAACCGAAGAGTTGAGTTCAAAATTCTGGAACTGTAAAACTTATTACTTACAAAATAACTGAAGCGTCAAGGGCCTGCCTTGACGCTTTTTTGTTTCATGGTATTAGACAAAACTGGCCAAAGTTATCAAACCTTTAATTTGTGTTATGAGAATAATTTATCAAAAAAAGGATTACCATAAAACTTGGGTTTAAGATTCTTTTTAAGCTAAAAAAGTGCATAAAAGTAAATTAAAATTAACTATAATTAATTAAAATAGCTTAAAATAAAAAAAAGGACTTAAATTAAGTTAATTAATTCTCAAACTTAATTTAAAATCACTATGATTAAAAGTCTACACAGGATTGTACTTTTAGTGATATTAAGCTGTTTCAGCCATATCAAACTAAGTGCTCAAACCAGTGATGCCCCCAAACCCTGCAAAGCCGATGAAATCAACTCTTCATTGGTCACAGAAATTCATCAATCCAGAAAAGCAGCCGATGCTGAACCTTGGTACCCTGATGATCCACGACTCAATGGTAAATATATCATCCCTACAGTTTTTCACATTTTTGGCACCGACTTCGAAGGCAGAACATTGGATATTGCCAAAATCGAAGAGGCTTTAGATCTTTCAAATCAAGATTTTCAAGGCTTAAGACCGGACTTCGCCAATATCATGGCAGAATTTCAAGGGATCAAAGAAGCAATGAATATAGAATTTCGACTTGCAAAGCTAGACCCTGACGGCAATCCTACATCAGGTGTGACTTTCAACCCTGTCGAGAAAGGGTTTGGCCATGGCGGAGGGTATGACAACCAAATAAGAAAGTATGCTTGGGACAATAAAAAGTACATGAATGTATACATCTTATTGGATCTATATAATGACGGTGATTATGGTAATTCAGGGGTAGCTTGGCTTCCAGACATGGGCATGACCAACGCAAACACAGCTCGTGTTGTCTATAATGGCAAATATGTTGGCACAAACACAAGTGAAAACTTTCGTTCAGTATTAACTCATGAATTTGGCCATTATCTAGGCTTAAGACATACCTTCAATGGCGGATGCGAGACTTTCAATTCTGACGATGGAGTTGAAGACACTCCTAAAAAGGGCAATAGCTCCAGAAAAGAAAAAAGCTCTAAAAATTGCCTTGGTGAAACCTTGAACGTTGAAAACTTCATGGACTACACTAACTATTACGCTATGTTCACAAGAGGTCAAGTTGGTAGAATGACTGGCTCTTCATATGGACTTCGACATGAAGCTAGAATCACACTATGGCAATATGACAATTTGGTTGCAACCGGAGTAGTGGATGACTTTAAACTTGGGAAACACTTGGTTTACACAGGCTCTTTATTCAATGAAGTATTCATGAACGACGGAGCGATAGAGAACAGTATCAGCATTGATGCGAGAGAAGAATTGGAGTTTGCCAAAACAGGAATATTAAATTCAGGTGCGGACTATACGCTAACTAATGTTCCTGCGGGACTGACTGCTCAACTTACAGTCAACTCAAGCACCAATGCTACATTGACATTGACAGGCAAAGCTGAAGCTCATGCCAATAGCGATAAAGTGGATCAAATGACGCTTACTTTCTTAGCGCCATCCTTGAATACGCCTATTGATGACGTATACAACCCTTCAAATGACAAGATAAAAATATCATTCTTGGATCCTTATACTTCTTATTGCGTGCCTTCCACTCAATTTGGCACATTCTATAGTCACATAACCGGTGTTCAATTAAAAACTATCGATTCAAACACTGGAAACACTGGATATGAGGATTTCACAAAATCATTTGTGACAAGCGCTAAAACAGGCGAAAGTCTTGACCTCACTATAAAAATGAACAAAGGAACTTCTGGTAACAATGATACTAATGTGGTGAGAGTATGGGCGGATTGGAATCAAAACTTTATTTATGAGGAAAATGAAAGGCTTACTTCACAGGAATATGTTCTAGGAAACGTTGTGGATGACAATGGCGATTTTATCCATACTATGAATATTACAGTGCCGGATAATGTAGAAAAAGGAACAGTTGGCTTAAGAGTTATGGTTCATTATAAAAACAATAATGATGGAGCAAACCCTTGTGAAAACTATGAAACCGGTGAAGTAGAAGATTATGGTATATTAATTATTCCTTCCGATGCCCCTTTTGCCGCGGACTTTGTATTCGGGCCAGAAGAAGTTATTTTCGCAGACCCTGTAAGTTTTACAGATATTTCAACCGCTCCAGCTGGAATTGATATTGTAAAATGGGAATGGTCGTTCCCTGGCGGAGAACCTTCTTCTCATGTAGGACAGATTCCTCCAAAAGTATATTATAAGGCTGAAGGCACTTACAGCGCTACGCTAAAAGTGACAAACAGCAATGACGAAACAGATGAAGTCACTAAAGAAAATATAATCAAAGCCAAGTTTGAATATTGCGATCCTAATATCCGGTACGGAACTTACACGGGGATTACTCAAGTAAAATTTGGAGAAATTGACAATACAACCAATAGAGAGGCAAGACATACTGATTACTTTAATTCACAAGTAACAGAGTTGAAAACCGGAGAAACCTATCCGCTTACCATTAAAGTAAACAAAGGCAACTCTGGGGAAAAGGACTACAATCGTATCCAAGTCTGGATAGACTGGAATTACAATAGCGCTTTTGACGATGATGAGCTGGTTGAAAGCCATGAATTTAAAATTGCCAATGTAAATGCTCAGGGAGATTATACATACACTTCCAGTGTCACTGTTCCTCTTGGCGCCGAAATTCAAAAAGTAGGAATGAGAGTAATGGTCCACTACGTTCAAAACAGCGAAGGCGACAAGCCATGCGATACCGTTGACAGTGGTGAAATTGAAGACTATGGAATCAATATCACCAAAGGTACTCAAGAATTCACTGCCAATTTTGAAGCGGATCAAACAGCTCCATTACCAAACGCTCCCGTGACTTTCAGCGATATCTCTGAAGTAAGCAATGGAGTAACAATCACTAATTGGGAATGGACGTTTGAAAATGGCGAACCAGCTAACTATTCGGGACAAGTTCCTCCTGCTATTTCTTATTCAGATGAAGGTAATTTTGATGTAAGTCTTACGGTAACTACTTCTGATGGACAAATTAAGACGATTACAAAAGAAGACTATATCAGAGTCGCTTATGTGCTATGCGAAACAGACTCAAAGTGGGGCGGCTACGCCTTTGTCAAAAATGTGAATATAGGAATCATTGACAATACTACAACCAACTCCAACGCATATACCAATTACCGAAACGACTTCTCGACAAACGTCAAAATTGGCGATGAAATACCGCTTTCTATAACTGTCAATACAGGAAATCTTGGAGACGGAGACCTTGTCTTGGTGAGAGTCTGGGCAGATTGGAATTACAATGCTATTCTTGAAGACAATGAGCAATTGCTTTTGAATGAGTTTGCATCGCCTGCAAAAAATCAGGATCAAATTTTCAATGCTGATATTACCGTTCCTGACAATGCCGCTATTGGAAAAACTATTGCTTTAAGAGTTCTTACCAATTATAAAAGAAATAATGAGGGAGCAAACGGATGCGGAACAGTTGACAGTGGAGAAAGCGAAGATTATGGCTTGAATATCATAGATGAATCTATCAATTTGGTACCAGACTTTATCGCGGATAATATGTCGCCGGTATTGGATACTAAAGTCCAATTCTCGGATATGACCTTATTTTATAATAATGTAAGCGGATCTAATTGGGAATGGACCTTTGAAGGTGGAGAGCCTGAGTCATTTTCAGGACAAAATCCTCCAGCTATTCATTATAAAACTCTTGGAGACTATTCCGTTACTCTTGAAGTCACAGGTTCTAATGGAGACATTGAAACTATTACTAAAGACAACTTCATCAGTGTAATAGAATACAAATTTTGCGAACCTAGATCATCTTATTGGGGATATGGTCATATAGATAATGTGAAAATTGGAACTATAGACCAATCAAACGGCAATACGAATCAATACAATAACTTTATCGATAGCCATAATATAGATATCAAAGCAGGTGAAACCATACCTTTGACGATCACAGCCAATACCGGCAACTCGGGAGAAGGCGATGCAATCCGTATCATCGCATGGGCTGACTGGAACTACAACAGCGTATTTGAAAAAAGCGAAGAAGTTGGCGTGAAAGATTTCACTTCAAGCGCACAAAATGCCACAGAAGAATTCACTGTTGACTTGAGAGCTCCTGAAGATGCTGCTATAGGCAGAAGAGTTGCTTTAAGGGTAATGGTTCATTATCTGGATAAAGAAAAAGAAGCTTGCGACAACCTAGACAGCGGAGAAGTGGAAGATTATGGATTGAACATCAAACGCAGCAACGAAGTTGTTCTCTCTGTTGATGCAAATGACAGCAACATTAGCATCTTTCCAAACCCAACTTCAGGGATCGTGAATATTAATGCAATAGGCGAGACATTGATTGAAGTCCACACTTTGGATGGTCAGCAAATCATTGAAAAGCAAAAGTCTCAAAAAATCGATTTATCAGATCAGCCTCAAGGCATCTATATTTTGAAAATTCAATCAGCGAATAAAAGCTCTGTATTCAGACTAATAAAGCTATAAACTAAAATATAGCTAAAATAAAAAAGAGACTGCGTTATCAACGCAGTCTCTTTTTTATTCATGAAAAATATACTAATAAAAGACTATTCTTCAATCTTAATGATCCCAAGATCCTGAAGCTGAACATCGTCCACGGCTGAAGGAGCGTCAATCATCACATCTCTACCAGAAGTATTCTTAGGGAATGCTATATAATCTCTGATAGATTCCGTTCCTCCGAACATCGCGCATAACCTGTCGAAGCCAAAAGCTATACCACCATGTGGAGGAGCTCCATACTCAAATGCTTCCATCAAGAAGCCAAATTGCTCTTTCGCTTCTTCTTCAGTAAATCCAAGATGCTTAAACATCAATGCTTGAGTGGACTTGTCGTGGATACGAATAGAACCTCCACCGATTTCAACTCCATTGATCACCAAATCATAAGCATTGGCTCTTACATCACCAGGATTGGTATCCAACAATGGAATATCCTCAGCCTTCGGCGAAGTGAAAGGGTGGTGCATAGCATGGAATCTCTTGCTTTCCTCATCCCACTCCAACAATGGGAAGTTCACTACCCATAGAGGCTTATACTCTTCAGGCTTTCTCAAACCTAGCTCATCACCCATCTTCAATCTCAAGACATTCATCTGGTTTCTTACTTTGCCAGTATCTCCTGAAAGCACCAATAACAAATCGCCCGGCTGAGCCTCCGATTTCTTAGCCCATTCAGCTAGTTGCTCTTGCGTGAAGAACTTATCTACAGAAGATTTGAACGAACCGTCTTCATTGCACTTTACATATACCAAGCCTTTGGCTCCTACTTGAGGAGTTTTGACAAAGTTAGTCAACCCGTCCAATTGTTTTCTTGTATATGAAGCACATCCAGGCACTCTAATGCCAACAACCAATTCAGCTTCGTCAAATACTTTAAATCCTTTCTCTTTCGCTACATCATTCAACTCAACGAACTCCATCCCGAAGCGAATATCAGGCTTATCTGAACCGTAAAGCCTCATAGCGTCAGCATATTCCATTCTTTGGAAATCCTCGATCTCAACACCTTTCACATTCTTGAAAAGGTATTTAGTCATTCCCTCGAACAAATTCAAAATATCCTCTTGCTCGATGAATGCCATTTCGCAGTCTATCTGAGTAAATTCCGGCTGACGATCAGCTCTCAAATCCTCATCTCTGAAGCACTTTACGATCTGAAAATATCTATCAAAACCAGATACCATAAGCAACTGCTTGAAGGTCTGCGGCGACTGAGGCAATGCGTAAAATTCTCCTTTATTCAATCTCGAAGGCACTACAAAGTCTCTAGCACCTTCAGGCGTTGATTTGATCAACACTGGAGTCTCAACTTCGATAAATTCTTTTTGATCCAAATAATCTCTTACCGCACGCATCATCTTGTGACGAAGCTGAAGCTTCTCTCTCACAGGATTTCTTCTCAAATCCAAATAACGATACTTCATCCTAAGATCTTCTCCGCCATCCGTCTCATCTTCGATCTTGAAAGGAGGAATATGCGAACTGTTCAAAATCGTCAAGTCGCTGACAAAGATTTCAACCTCGCCTGTTGGCATTTTATCATTCATAGATTCTCTTTGAATAACCTCGCCAGTAGCCTGAATGACAAACTCTCTTCCCAATTCTCTAGCCTTGTCAAGAATTTGAGATGCCGTCTTTCCTTCTTCAAAAGAAAGCTGAGTAACTCCCCATCTGTCTCTCAAATCAACCCATAGCATTCCACCTTTATCTCTTGAGCGTTGCACCCAACCGCTTAGCGTCACTTGCTCTCCAATATTAGCGGCGCGCAATTCGCCGCAATTATGCGTTCTGAACATGATTTATATCTGTTTATATTTCTCTTATTTCACTATAATTACATGAATCCTATTATCTGTAAATTTAAGAATTGTTTTCATTTCTAACCCAAAGGATCATGTTTTTATCAACTTTTAGAATCTTATGGGAACAAATCATATTTTCATGCTATCAAAACACTTAATTTTGTCCAATAACCGACCAAAACTATAAACTTAACCTAGTCTATATCTTCAAAATATGTGAAAACAATTTAGGCCAAGGTCTTATTTTCTTACTAAATCATCACACTAAAAATTTCATCAAATGGATATCCCAGAAAAATTTCGAGCACTGAGAGTACAAGAGCAAGATGGAAAATATATTACCCAGATCGAAGAAATGGAAACTTCGTCTTTGCCTGAGCATGATACTATCATAAAAGTATATTTTTCGTCCTTGAATTATAAAGACGCACTTTCAGCTTCCGGCAACAAAGGGGTTACCAAGAACTTCCCACACACTCCGGGCATAGACGCCGCAGGTATCGTCCTCAAGACAAATAGTGACAACTTTAAAGTTGGAGACGAAGTGCTAGTAACTGGGTACGACTTGGGTATGAATACCCCTGGAGGTTATGGAGAACTGATAAGCGTTCCTTCCCAATGGGCTACAAAACTTCCTGCGGGCATGAATATGCGAGAAAGCATGATCTACGGCACAGCAGGTCTTACAGCGGGGCTATCCATTGACAAGCTTATCAGAGCCGGCGTAAAACCTGAAAATGGTCCTGTATTGGTAACCGGAGCTTCCGGAGGCGTTGGTTCCGTGGCGGTAGCAATATTGAGCGCTCTTGGGTATGAAACGTTCGCTAGCAGTGGCAAAAAATCCGCTGAAGACTTCCTAAAGAAAGTGGGAGCCAAAGAGATTATCTCTCGTGACAGTCTGCTTGAAAATGCCAACCGTCCTTTGCTTAAAGAACAGTGGGCTGGCGTTGTTGACACTTGTGGTGGTGAAATACTTGCCTCAGTATTAAAGTCTTGCAAATACAGCGGGTCGGTTACCACTTGCGGCTTAGTTAGTGGCATGAACTTAAACACAACCGTTTTCCCATTTATTCTAAGAGATGTGAACTTATTGGGCATTGATTCTGTTGAATTGCCTCTTGAAAGAAAAGTTACCATCTGGAATAAATTGGCCCATGATTGGTCAAGCGAAAAACTTGAGTCATTAGCAACATACTGCACCTTGGAAGAGCTTCCTAAATATATAGATGAAATTCTGAAAGGCCAGATTCAAGGCCGTGTAGTCGTTGACTTGCATTCATAAATTTTAAAATAGCTTCAGGCTTGTACTTGAAGCTATTTCTTTATGATTTTAAATGCTTTTCTTTCTCCATCAATAATTATTGACAACATGTAGATTCCTGGCTTCAAAGTGCTCACATCTACGAATAATTTATTTTTATTATAAGATGTCGAAACTTTCTGCACATTGCCGATGACATTGACCAAAGCGATTGAAGCAATTGCATCCCTTTCCACTCCTTCGATCGTAAGAAATTTTTCAACTGGATTTGGATATACCTTGAGCTTTTTCTTGCTATCAATTCCAGTATTTGGGTCTTTCAACACACCTAAAGACATGGTCGAAGAAGCACTCTTGCCAGCTCTATTAATTACCAATAAACTTGCATCATACATTCCCTCAGCTGAAAAGTTAACCGTTACAAGTCCGCTCTCATCTTCTATAATTTCGCCAAAATCAAAACTCCATTCATAGCTATGATTCATATTATGCTGAACTTGAAATTGAGCAGGATCATTAACAAATATCTCACTCTGAAGCATCGTGAATTCACTTATTGGCAGATCATCAACATTAACTATTTTGACTATTGAATCTTCGCCTGCTTTATTTATCGCAGTTAATCTTACTTCGTAAGAACCGGAGTTTTCAAATTCTCTCTCCAAATGCTTATCATCACTGATCATTTGACCATCTATAAACCAAAGATATTCTTCGGAACTGTTTATCGTTAAGTTTTCAAATTCAATATAATCTCCAACAGTAACCCACTTTCCATCTTCCCAATCAAAATCAGCGATTGGCTTAAATAGCACTTGCTCGCAAGAAACTTTCGCTTTCCATCCGGGCTCAACAGTCTGATTGCTTTGATCACTAACAAACCTAAATGTAAGAGCGCCTGTTGCGTCTGACGACCTTACCAAGCCAGGACTCTCACTACCACAATATCTGCCAATCAGTTTCGATGCTGTATTTGGCCCATCATATATTTCCAAATAATCCTTATTGCAATCATTCGAATACTCTATATTGAATTCTTCAAAATCTATGGTCAAAACACTTAACTCATTTTTTGGATATAAAGTGACTACCTCATCCAAAAAACCTGAATATTCATCGTCAAATCCATTATCATAAAAATACCCACCACATACATTCATTTCAGAATAGCTCTGCCCTATAGCAAACTGGTCAGTCACTTGAATATAATCGCTAACTTCGTGAGAGTCTTCTTTTCCATCTCCTTTCACTGTAAGCTTGACATTGAAATTTCCTAATTCGTTATATACTATATTTATCGGATTTTCTTCCATTGACTCTTCAACAGTCGCCCCAGAAAAATTCCATCGATAATCATCCACTATACTTTTAGAAGATTCATTCAACAAATGATTAAAGTCAACACTTCCTCCAACAGGTATAATTTGCCTGTTGGATTCAAAAAATGCCTTCAGAGATTGAGGTTGATCCACACATGAAATGTTCGCGCTAAAGCTTTCCATTTCTGGAAATGAAATAAATTGATCCGAATAATAAACTATAGTCAATGCACCATATGAATTCAAAGCAATGATCGATTCTGGAATTTCCTCACCGCAATACTTTCCAATCAATGGAGCGTTCATATCAACACCATCATAAATCATAACATACTCGGACTCGCAGTTTTCACTATCTGTTAATAAAAACTTGTCAAAATCAAGCTTA
The Aureibacter tunicatorum DNA segment above includes these coding regions:
- a CDS encoding YhdH/YhfP family quinone oxidoreductase, which translates into the protein MDIPEKFRALRVQEQDGKYITQIEEMETSSLPEHDTIIKVYFSSLNYKDALSASGNKGVTKNFPHTPGIDAAGIVLKTNSDNFKVGDEVLVTGYDLGMNTPGGYGELISVPSQWATKLPAGMNMRESMIYGTAGLTAGLSIDKLIRAGVKPENGPVLVTGASGGVGSVAVAILSALGYETFASSGKKSAEDFLKKVGAKEIISRDSLLENANRPLLKEQWAGVVDTCGGEILASVLKSCKYSGSVTTCGLVSGMNLNTTVFPFILRDVNLLGIDSVELPLERKVTIWNKLAHDWSSEKLESLATYCTLEELPKYIDEILKGQIQGRVVVDLHS